From Candidatus Binatia bacterium, one genomic window encodes:
- the gyrB gene encoding DNA topoisomerase (ATP-hydrolyzing) subunit B has protein sequence MSRGWGDVLETTDYGADQIKVLEGLDAVRKRPGMYIGDTAERGLHHLVFEVVDNSIDEALGGYCDEISVTIHIDGSVAVEDNGRGIPVGLHAGEGVSATEVVMTKLHAGGKFDKRAYKVSGGLHGVGVSVVNALSESLEVEIKRDGKVYTQRYHRGKPESPLKEVGTTQQRGTKVTFKPDSLIFEQLDFSFDILSQRLRELAFLNRGVCISIDDQRTQKQHTFCYRGGIEEFVEHLSRAKTPIHPKVVYLQGQRENFEVEVALQWNEGYAENVYSFANNISTIEGGTHLIGFKAALTRTVNQYAAANGLLKKDSEALQGEDVREGLTAVVSVKVQEPQFEGQTKTKLGNSEVKGFVEALVNEKLGEYLEEHPGDAKKIACKGLDAARVREATRKAKELARRKGALDSGSLPGKLADCQERDPALSELYIVEGDSAGGSAKQGRDRKNQAILPLRGKILNVEKARFDKMISSQEIRVLVTALGTGIGKEDRDLSKLRYHTIIIMTDADVDGSHIRTLLLTLFYRQFQELIERGHVFIAQPPLYKVKKGKTERYLKDDTALEDYLIELGTEDITLKSEDERAGLTGIPLKNVVKKAMRFERILDVVERHQKNRQVVATLAADERMTPAVLADTATLTQLLSDVATAVRQTAPEVQPLTIEMTDDPEHACHAIVARTRMNGSSQQTVVDMKFCLTPEFEELRRLAKDLRAAGRPPFVVVGGEKQMDTRTLREAVGHVITQARKGLDIQRYKGLGEMNPEQLWQTTMNPETRTLLQVKIEDAYEADDIFSTLMGDAVEPRRKFIEENALNVKNLDI, from the coding sequence ATGAGCCGGGGGTGGGGTGACGTGTTAGAAACGACCGATTACGGCGCGGATCAAATCAAAGTTTTAGAAGGGTTGGATGCCGTTAGGAAGCGTCCCGGTATGTACATCGGGGATACCGCGGAGCGCGGATTGCACCACCTCGTCTTCGAAGTCGTCGACAACTCGATCGATGAAGCGCTGGGCGGTTACTGCGACGAGATCAGCGTCACGATCCACATCGACGGCTCGGTCGCCGTGGAGGATAACGGCCGCGGTATCCCCGTAGGCCTCCACGCGGGCGAGGGCGTCTCCGCCACCGAAGTGGTGATGACGAAGCTGCATGCCGGCGGCAAGTTCGACAAGCGCGCTTACAAAGTCTCCGGTGGGCTCCATGGCGTCGGCGTGTCCGTGGTCAACGCCCTGTCCGAGTCCCTGGAAGTCGAGATCAAACGTGACGGCAAAGTCTACACGCAACGCTATCACCGCGGCAAGCCGGAGAGCCCGCTCAAAGAAGTTGGCACGACGCAGCAACGCGGCACCAAAGTGACCTTCAAACCCGACTCGCTGATTTTCGAGCAGCTGGATTTCAGCTTCGATATCCTATCGCAACGGCTGCGCGAGTTGGCCTTTCTGAACCGCGGCGTGTGCATCAGCATCGACGACCAGCGCACGCAAAAGCAACATACCTTTTGCTATCGAGGTGGCATCGAAGAGTTCGTCGAGCATCTGAGTCGCGCCAAGACCCCCATTCACCCCAAGGTGGTGTATCTCCAGGGCCAGAGGGAAAACTTTGAGGTGGAGGTCGCCCTTCAATGGAACGAAGGGTACGCCGAAAACGTGTACTCCTTCGCCAACAACATCAGCACCATCGAGGGCGGAACGCACCTGATCGGCTTCAAGGCCGCCCTGACCCGGACGGTCAACCAGTACGCCGCCGCCAACGGTCTGCTGAAAAAGGACTCCGAGGCCCTGCAAGGCGAGGATGTCCGCGAGGGGCTGACCGCCGTGGTGAGCGTCAAGGTGCAGGAGCCGCAATTCGAGGGCCAGACCAAGACCAAACTGGGGAACAGCGAGGTCAAGGGATTCGTCGAGGCGCTGGTAAATGAGAAGCTGGGCGAATACCTGGAGGAGCACCCGGGCGACGCCAAGAAGATCGCCTGCAAGGGCCTGGATGCCGCCCGCGTCCGTGAGGCGACGCGGAAGGCCAAGGAGCTGGCCCGGCGCAAGGGCGCATTGGACTCCGGTTCGCTGCCGGGGAAGCTGGCCGACTGCCAGGAACGCGATCCGGCGCTGTCGGAGCTGTACATCGTCGAGGGCGATTCCGCCGGCGGCTCCGCCAAACAGGGCCGCGACCGCAAAAACCAAGCGATTCTGCCGCTGCGCGGCAAGATCCTGAACGTCGAGAAAGCGCGTTTCGACAAGATGATCTCCTCGCAGGAGATCCGCGTGCTGGTGACGGCATTGGGGACCGGTATCGGCAAGGAGGACCGCGACCTCTCCAAGCTGCGCTACCATACCATCATCATCATGACGGACGCTGACGTCGACGGGTCGCACATTCGCACGTTGCTGCTCACGCTCTTCTACCGCCAGTTCCAGGAACTGATCGAGCGAGGCCACGTGTTCATCGCGCAGCCGCCGCTCTATAAGGTGAAGAAGGGGAAGACCGAGCGCTATCTGAAAGACGACACCGCGCTCGAGGATTACCTGATCGAGTTGGGCACCGAGGACATCACGCTGAAGAGTGAGGACGAGCGCGCCGGGTTGACCGGTATCCCGCTGAAGAACGTGGTGAAGAAGGCGATGCGGTTCGAGCGCATTCTTGACGTGGTCGAGCGGCATCAGAAAAACCGCCAGGTGGTAGCGACACTGGCGGCCGATGAACGCATGACGCCGGCGGTGTTGGCTGACACGGCGACATTGACCCAACTGCTCAGCGATGTCGCCACTGCCGTCAGGCAGACCGCTCCTGAGGTGCAGCCGTTGACCATCGAGATGACAGACGACCCGGAGCATGCCTGCCACGCCATCGTGGCGCGGACCCGCATGAACGGCAGCAGCCAGCAGACGGTGGTCGACATGAAGTTCTGTCTGACGCCGGAGTTCGAAGAGCTCCGCCGCTTGGCAAAGGACCTCCGCGCCGCCGGCCGGCCGCCATTCGTGGTGGTTGGCGGCGAGAAGCAGATGGACACGCGCACCTTGCGCGAGGCGGTGGGGCACGTCATCACCCAGGCACGCAAGGGGCTCGACATCCAGCGCTACAAGGGCCTCGGGGAAATGAATCCCGAGCAACTCTGGCAAACGACGATGAACCCCGAGACCCGCACGCTGCTGCAGGTGAAGATCGAAGACGCCTACGAGGCCGATGATATCTTCTCGACGTTGATGGGGGACGCGGTGGAGCCGCGGCGGAAGTTCATCGAAGAAAACGCGCTCAACGTGAAGAACCTGGACATCTAG